Proteins from one Hyperolius riggenbachi isolate aHypRig1 chromosome 2, aHypRig1.pri, whole genome shotgun sequence genomic window:
- the LOC137545656 gene encoding uncharacterized protein, with protein MATRRFINVEDLIMAVQEYPELYDKSHEKHSDLPHCKLLWERITKQFVDEYDRLAARKQSKEVEKIKTKWRSIRDSFIKELKAEKADQRSGSGASRRTPYCHTPLLRFLRPLVQDRGTEDNFEAILDDSNDGPALSILDESPDTSMDTLTTVNLDDIADDELPSVSAASSAQPESPGEGPPTQRPNTAESLRKQASARVSAARGQARSANVQMAGAVSSLVGMMKNQESIVSRSLQDKSGSTISHQYQQHIDTLRTQLAESNEMLRKERQLFQEQLHNLGQQHRQQIDLLMHHQSSSLYHSVMSLLPLMEQVPRHRLIHCQCSLLDAVKNHLDYSAPPTRPPSAWQPSPTQPYHGPSPNQSYQGYQPPHSFPITSAEETTTYTQLSQGSTASTRTSASSQPSSGKYPFFPENDNKF; from the exons ATGGCCACCAGGAGGTTTATCAACGTGGAGGACCTCATAATGGCTGTCCAAGAGTACCCAGAGCTCTACGACAAGAGCCATGAGAAGCACAGCGACCTTCCACACTGCAAGCTGTTATGGGAGCGCATCACCAAGCAGTTTGTGGACGAGTATGACCGGCTTGCAGCCAGGAAGCAGAGCAAAGAAG ttgaaAAGATAAAGACAAAATGGCGAAGTATACGTGACAGCTTCATTAAAGAACTAAAGGCGGAAAAAGCAGACCAAAGAAGTGGGAGTGGTGCATCGCGAAGGACCCCATATTGCCACACACCTCTACTGCGATTCCTTAGACCTCTCGTTCAAGATAGAGG cacTGAAGATAACTTTGAGGCCATTTTAGATGATTCAAATGATGGACCAGCACTGTCAATTTTGGATGAGTCACCTGACACATCGATGGACACCCTGACCACTGTCAATCTGGATGACATTGCCGACGATGAACTGCCAAGTGTTTCAGCTGCCTCATCTGCACAACCTGAATCACCTGGTGAGGGACCACCCACCCAGCGTCCAAACACGGCTGAGTCATTGCGTAAGCAAGCAAGTGCTCGGGTTTCAGCTGCTCGCGGTCAGGCCAGATCGGCCAATGTGCAGATGGCTGGAGCAGTGTCAAGCCTTGTTGGGATGATGAAAAACCAGGAATCCATAGTGTCCCGAAGTTTGCAGGACAAATCAGGTAGCACTATTTCCCATCAATACCAGCAACACATAGACACTCTGAGAACTCAGTTGGCCGAATCCAATGAGATGCTGCGCAAAGAAAGGCAGCTTTTTCAGGAGCAGCTACACAATTTGGGTCAACAACATCGCCAACAGATAGACCTTTTGATGCATCACCAAAGCAGCAGCCTTTATCACTCGGTGATGTCACTATTGCCTTTAATGGAACAAGTGCCACGGCACAGGTTAATACATTGTCAATGCAGTTTGCTTGATGCGGTGAAAAACCACTTAGATTACTCTGCACCACCCACTAGGCCACCCTCTGCATGGCAACCATCTCCCACTCAGCCATACCACGGTCCATCTCCAAATCAGTCATACCAGGGTTACCAGCCACCACATTCTTTTCCTATCACCTCTGCAGAGGAAACTACCACGTATACCCAGCTATCACAAGGTAGTACCGCAAGCACTCGTACTTCTGCTTCCTCCCAGCCCAGTAGTGGCAAATACCCTTTTTTCCCCGAGAATGATAATAAATTTTAA
- the LOC137545657 gene encoding putative nuclease HARBI1: protein MDPIVFLFWMNLAWMGVFLYYSGTLMRSRVRRWWVHPLLQERQQKGQFSVLYQDLRKHPVKFFKYSRMSVDLFDHLLTILRPHLLKKDTRMRKAITPEEQLMITLRFLATGQSYGSLHLTFRVGKSTISAIVNRTSRAIWCSLVAKYMPVPDSRKWAEIADLYWNRCNFPNCLGAIDGKHVRLQKPARSGSLYFNYKKYFSLVLLAVADADYNFIYVDVGSYGGSSDSGIFQRSRLHRLLNDDKLDIPGDKPWPGTTSPSYPYVFVGDEAFALSQHVMRPFGQRGLRREKRVFNYRLTRARRMVECTFGIMSNKWRMFHTPLQLSPTNATAVVKAACILHNFVRQEEGYNIMHLDQDYLPGIRRFATRGRLQAQQNRDYMVRYFMSREGHIQAQDIIVPL, encoded by the exons ATGGACCCCATTGTCTTTCTGTTCTGGATGAACCTGGCTTGGATGGGGGTCTTCCTGTACTACAGTGGGACCCTCATGCGGTCAAGAGTGCGGAGATGGTGGGTACATCCTCTCCTGCAAGAGAGACAGCAAAAGGGGCAATTTTCTGTCCTCTATCAAGACCTGAGAAAACACCCGGTCAAGTTCTTTAAATATAGCCGGATGTCTGTGGACCT GTTTGATCACCTTCTCACCATCTTGAGGCCCCACCTTCTGAAAAAGGACACCAGGATGCGAAAAGCCATCACTCCAGAGGAGCAACTTATGATCACCCTGCG TTTCCTTGCGACCGGACAAAGCTATGGAAGTCTACATCTCACTTTCAGAGTTGGAAAGAGCACAATCAGTGCTATAGTGAACCGCACCAGCAGGGCGATATGGTGCAGTCTGGTTGCGAAGTACATGCCAGTTCCCGATTCTCGCAAGTGGGCGGAGATTGCCGACCTGTACTGGAACAGGTGCAACTTCCCAAACTGCCTAGGAGCCATCGATGGAAAACACGTTCGGCTACAGAAACCAGCGAGGAGCGGCAGTCTGTACTTCAACTACAAGAAGTACTTTAGTCTGGTCCTCCTGGCTGTGGCCGACGCAGACTATAATTTCATCTACGTGGACGTTGGCTCCTATGGCGGTTCAAGTGACTCGGGGATATTCCAGAGGTCCAGACTGCACCGCCTTCTCAATGACGATAAGCTGGACATCCCCGGGGACAAGCCTTGGCCTGGAACAACATCACCAAGCTACCCCTATGTTTTCGTCGGCGACGAGGCCTTTGCCTTATCACAACATGTGATGAGGCCGTTTGGGCAGAGAGGCCTCAGGCGCGAAAAACGCGTGTTTAACTACCGGCTGACCCGGGCTCGTCGCATggtcgagtgtacgtttggaatcATGTCGAACAAGTGGAGGATGTTCCACACGCCACTACAGCTGAGCCCTACCAACGCTACAGCTGTCGTGAAGgcggcatgcatcctccacaactttgttcgTCAGGAAGAAGGATACAACATTATGCACCTCGACCAGGATTATTTGCCCGGAATCCGACGGTTTGCAACAAGGGGTAGGCTACAGGCCCAGCAGAATCGGGACTACATGGTACGGTACTTCATGTCTAGAGAGGGACACATACAAGCCCAGGACATTATTGTTCCTCTCTAG